A region of Chlamydia crocodili DNA encodes the following proteins:
- the rimO gene encoding 30S ribosomal protein S12 methylthiotransferase RimO: MTTKEQVFFNQATSKNKIHFISLGCSRNLVDSEVMLGILLKAGYEATEILQEADYLILNTCAFLKAARDESMDYLQRIIKAKKESAKIILTGCMVSKHKEELKPWFPYIHYVLGSGDVEHILSAIESKEAGEKLSSKSYLEMGEIPRKLSTPKHYAYLKIAEGCRKRCAFCIIPTIKGGLRSKSLDQIIKEFRLLLNMGVKEIILIAQDLGDYGKDLSADRKSCLDSVLKEMLKEPGDYWIRMLYLYPDEVDDTIIDLMESDPRLLPYVDIPLQHINNHVLKNMLRTTSKEQILDLLTKLRTRIPHIYIRSSFIVGFPGETDEEFQDLVDFVSEGWIDNLGIFSYSQEEGSVAAKMPDQISQSVKSKRLKILSQTQKKNVEKHNKQIVGQIVEAVIDGYHPDSELLLTARFYGQAPEVDPCIIVNEARLVSGFGERYLIEITGYVGYDLVGRVIKKVPGE, from the coding sequence ATGACAACTAAAGAACAGGTTTTTTTTAACCAGGCAACTTCAAAAAATAAAATTCATTTTATTAGTTTGGGATGTTCTAGAAATCTTGTGGACAGTGAGGTAATGCTCGGTATCTTATTGAAAGCTGGTTATGAAGCTACAGAAATACTTCAAGAAGCTGACTATTTAATTTTGAATACGTGTGCTTTTTTAAAAGCAGCTCGAGATGAATCTATGGATTATCTTCAACGTATAATTAAGGCAAAAAAGGAAAGTGCCAAGATTATATTAACTGGTTGTATGGTATCTAAGCATAAAGAGGAGTTGAAACCCTGGTTCCCCTATATACATTATGTTTTAGGTTCTGGAGATGTAGAACATATTCTATCTGCGATCGAATCCAAAGAAGCCGGAGAAAAGTTATCTTCCAAAAGTTATTTGGAAATGGGAGAGATCCCTAGGAAACTATCGACTCCTAAGCACTATGCTTATTTAAAAATTGCTGAAGGATGTCGTAAGCGTTGTGCTTTTTGTATTATTCCAACGATCAAGGGCGGTTTAAGAAGTAAGTCCCTAGATCAAATTATTAAAGAATTTCGTCTATTATTAAATATGGGTGTTAAAGAGATCATTTTAATTGCTCAAGATTTGGGTGATTATGGTAAAGATCTCTCAGCAGATCGCAAATCTTGTTTAGATAGTGTATTAAAGGAGATGCTCAAAGAGCCGGGAGACTATTGGATTCGTATGCTCTATCTATATCCCGATGAAGTTGATGATACGATTATTGATCTTATGGAAAGTGATCCTCGTCTACTCCCCTATGTAGATATTCCCCTACAACATATTAATAATCATGTTTTAAAAAATATGTTAAGAACAACATCTAAAGAACAAATTTTAGACTTATTAACTAAGCTACGTACACGTATTCCACATATTTATATTCGCTCTTCATTCATTGTCGGTTTTCCTGGAGAGACCGATGAGGAGTTTCAAGATCTTGTAGATTTTGTTAGTGAAGGATGGATCGATAATTTGGGGATCTTTTCTTATTCTCAAGAAGAAGGTTCTGTAGCTGCGAAAATGCCTGATCAAATATCTCAGAGCGTAAAATCGAAAAGACTTAAGATTCTTTCTCAAACACAAAAGAAAAATGTTGAAAAGCATAACAAGCAAATTGTTGGGCAAATTGTTGAGGCTGTTATTGATGGATATCATCCTGATAGCGAACTCTTGCTAACAGCACGTTTTTATGGACAAGCTCCTGAAGTTGATCCTTGTATTATTGTTAATGAAGCGCGTTTAGTTTCAGGATTCGGGGAGCGTTATTTAATCGAGATCACAGGTTATGTAGGTTATGATCTTGTTGGTCGAGTAATAAAAAAAGTGCCCGGAGAATAA
- a CDS encoding YecA family protein — MSKKVNRNDPCPCGSNKKYKQCCLAKDSQPARYTSEGKFKFSAEVLASGQAGNSCTQLFQRLSESLTSEQKQAIDKYHEITKNKTAPGKKTVKKAQAKEDRLVSEQLKKHNFQVMETNLSTEHSIEQTNQDTSFVSEDFIPTQEDYRISENTDSDLEENNQ; from the coding sequence ATGTCAAAAAAAGTTAATAGAAATGATCCATGCCCATGCGGTTCTAATAAGAAATATAAGCAATGCTGTCTTGCTAAAGATAGTCAACCCGCGCGTTATACTTCTGAAGGTAAATTTAAATTTTCTGCAGAAGTTCTCGCTTCAGGTCAAGCAGGGAATAGTTGCACACAATTATTTCAACGTCTCTCTGAAAGTTTGACGTCTGAGCAAAAGCAAGCGATTGATAAATATCACGAGATTACCAAGAATAAAACAGCGCCTGGAAAGAAAACTGTCAAAAAAGCTCAAGCTAAAGAAGACCGTTTGGTTTCAGAGCAACTTAAGAAGCATAATTTTCAAGTTATGGAGACGAATCTCTCTACAGAGCATTCGATTGAACAAACTAATCAAGACACAAGTTTTGTTTCCGAAGACTTTATTCCTACACAAGAAGACTATCGCATATCAGAAAATACTGATTCTGACTTGGAAGAAAATAACCAATAG
- a CDS encoding ABC transporter ATP-binding protein: MPPLIEAKNLSKTIQQSNQNIEILRNVSIDLHPGEVVAITGASGNGKSTLLHLLGTLDTPSSGELFFLGKEKKTYNLSQFRNRHIGFIFQNFYLLEDDTVIKNILMPASIARKSISKGSSVYRKALELIESIGLSHRVHSRCCNLSGGEKQRVAIARALINDPSILLADEPSGNLDDQTSEYIHNLLLSQSHDSRGVLIVTHNKQLARQCHREGVLQNGELFF, encoded by the coding sequence ATGCCTCCTCTTATTGAAGCGAAAAATCTTTCCAAAACTATTCAACAAAGCAATCAAAATATTGAGATATTACGTAATGTAAGTATCGACTTACATCCTGGAGAAGTGGTTGCTATCACAGGAGCCTCAGGAAATGGGAAAAGCACACTCCTACATTTGTTGGGGACATTAGATACACCGTCATCAGGTGAACTTTTTTTTCTAGGTAAAGAAAAGAAAACTTACAATCTTTCTCAGTTTAGAAACCGACATATTGGTTTTATCTTTCAAAACTTCTATCTCTTAGAAGATGATACTGTAATCAAAAATATCCTAATGCCTGCAAGCATTGCTCGAAAAAGTATTTCTAAAGGATCTTCAGTATATAGAAAAGCATTAGAACTGATAGAATCCATAGGTTTATCCCACAGAGTACACTCTCGATGTTGTAATCTATCAGGAGGAGAAAAACAACGCGTAGCTATTGCTAGGGCGTTAATAAATGATCCATCCATTTTACTCGCAGACGAACCTTCGGGAAATTTAGACGATCAAACTTCAGAATACATTCATAATCTTCTTTTATCTCAATCACATGATTCACGTGGAGTGCTTATTGTCACGCATAATAAGCAACTCGCACGCCAATGCCATCGAGAGGGGGTTTTACAAAATGGAGAACTCTTTTTCTGA
- a CDS encoding ABC transporter permease: MKLELLIAFKYLIPRKKRLSSAIVSIFSIGIISLVTWLSIVFISVIYGLEQRWIHDLSQLHSPIKILPSALYYDSYYYQVDRHADLSQYTTKTIGEKLVSSFIDPYNPDLDYSLPENFPIPDITPNGELKDPVKIVFESLTPYLNQNQGQLLEFEEGIGYVQMDKIIDPSKSESRTFSQFVAYPSDKIYKDRVLPYDHTDYSSEILNPFNSSNEGWEKDFANLQNTYRGSSVILPINYRDMGYRVGDKGNLSIFSPETQKEIKHPVHVIGFYNPGLSPMGSKIVFIDMDLASLIRSESTGLGMHNGLHVFFPNTKQITLIKNQIQTILNQMDVDQYWEVSSLYDYQYFKPILDQLRSDQVLFLLISIIILIVACSNVVTMSILLVNNKKKEIGILKAMGTPSRSLKVIFSFCGALSGAIGVILGTIFAIITMKNLSLITRGLSYLQGREAFNSTFFGQGLPQEIHIPTIAILGLGTLILAAISGALPARKVAKMHVSDILKAE; the protein is encoded by the coding sequence ATGAAATTAGAACTTCTAATTGCTTTTAAGTATCTAATACCAAGAAAGAAAAGATTATCTTCTGCCATTGTTTCTATATTTTCAATAGGCATCATTTCTTTAGTCACTTGGTTATCCATTGTTTTTATTTCCGTAATTTATGGTTTAGAACAGCGTTGGATTCATGATCTTTCCCAGCTTCATTCTCCAATAAAAATCTTACCCTCAGCTTTATATTATGATTCTTACTACTATCAAGTAGATAGGCATGCGGATCTTTCTCAATATACAACAAAGACTATAGGAGAAAAACTCGTTTCATCTTTTATAGATCCTTATAATCCAGATTTAGATTACTCTCTTCCTGAGAATTTCCCGATACCTGACATAACTCCAAATGGCGAGTTGAAGGATCCTGTAAAAATAGTCTTTGAATCTCTCACTCCCTATCTAAATCAAAATCAAGGACAGCTTTTGGAATTTGAAGAGGGTATTGGTTATGTGCAAATGGATAAGATTATAGATCCTAGTAAATCAGAATCTCGAACATTTTCCCAATTTGTTGCTTATCCCTCAGACAAGATTTATAAAGATAGGGTGCTTCCCTATGATCATACGGATTATAGCTCGGAGATTTTAAACCCTTTCAACAGTTCTAATGAAGGTTGGGAAAAAGATTTTGCAAATTTACAAAATACTTATCGGGGATCTTCCGTTATTCTTCCCATTAACTATCGTGATATGGGCTATAGGGTAGGGGATAAAGGCAATCTTAGTATTTTCTCTCCAGAAACTCAGAAGGAAATTAAACATCCCGTACATGTTATTGGATTCTACAATCCCGGTTTATCTCCCATGGGCAGTAAGATTGTATTCATTGATATGGATTTAGCTTCCCTAATACGCTCAGAATCTACGGGATTAGGAATGCATAACGGCTTGCATGTCTTCTTTCCTAATACTAAACAAATAACTCTGATTAAAAATCAGATTCAAACTATTTTAAATCAAATGGATGTAGATCAATATTGGGAAGTATCATCTCTTTATGATTATCAGTATTTCAAGCCTATCTTAGATCAGCTTCGTAGTGACCAGGTATTATTTTTATTGATTTCTATTATTATCTTGATCGTTGCCTGTTCGAATGTGGTGACTATGTCCATTCTTCTAGTAAATAATAAGAAGAAAGAAATAGGGATCCTTAAGGCTATGGGAACACCCTCACGTAGCTTAAAGGTCATTTTCAGTTTCTGCGGAGCACTTTCTGGAGCAATTGGTGTGATCCTTGGCACAATCTTTGCAATTATAACAATGAAAAATCTCTCTCTAATTACCCGTGGATTAAGTTATCTACAAGGCAGAGAAGCTTTTAACTCCACATTCTTTGGTCAAGGTCTACCTCAGGAAATCCATATCCCTACAATTGCTATACTAGGATTAGGGACCTTAATCTTAGCGGCTATTTCTGGAGCCTTGCCAGCAAGGAAAGTTGCTAAAATGCACGTCTCGGACATCTTAAAAGCGGAATAA
- the rpmG gene encoding 50S ribosomal protein L33: MASKNREIIKLKSSESSDMYWTVKNKRKTTGRLELKKYDRKLRRHVIFKEAK, from the coding sequence ATGGCTAGTAAGAATCGTGAAATCATTAAATTAAAAAGTTCTGAAAGTTCCGATATGTACTGGACTGTTAAAAATAAAAGAAAAACAACAGGTCGACTAGAACTCAAAAAATATGATAGAAAACTGCGTAGGCACGTAATTTTCAAAGAAGCTAAGTAA
- a CDS encoding tRNA 2-thiocytidine biosynthesis TtcA family protein encodes MSILHLHPPWIKAGKRIESLVRKALYTYSMLENHTKIVVALSGGKDSLSLLLMLKAISGRGFPELDLYAVNIGGKYSCGAEVNQKYLANICDKIQVPFTSIVSPYDPEVPECYSCSQVRRRLLFQAAKEIGATAVAFGHHRDDVVQTALMNLLHKAEFAGMLPVLDMVHFDITILRPLILTPESWIRKFAKESGFARVTCRCPVVSLRTKTESVLKLLEDIFPQARHNIALAVEQQGLSKAQKIKTN; translated from the coding sequence ATGTCTATTCTGCACTTACATCCACCTTGGATTAAAGCTGGCAAACGCATAGAAAGTTTGGTCCGCAAAGCTTTATACACTTATTCTATGTTAGAAAATCACACTAAGATTGTTGTGGCTCTTAGCGGTGGTAAAGATAGCCTTTCGTTACTTCTAATGCTCAAGGCAATTTCAGGAAGAGGTTTTCCTGAACTTGATCTTTACGCTGTTAATATCGGTGGGAAATATTCCTGTGGTGCAGAAGTTAACCAGAAATACTTAGCAAATATCTGTGATAAAATCCAGGTTCCTTTTACATCTATTGTTTCCCCTTATGATCCTGAGGTTCCAGAATGCTATTCATGTTCTCAGGTTAGAAGACGGCTACTTTTTCAAGCAGCAAAAGAAATAGGGGCTACTGCGGTAGCTTTTGGACATCACCGAGACGATGTCGTGCAAACAGCTTTAATGAATCTTCTACATAAAGCAGAGTTTGCCGGGATGTTACCTGTTTTAGACATGGTACATTTTGATATTACAATTTTACGTCCTTTGATTCTTACCCCTGAATCATGGATACGTAAGTTTGCTAAAGAAAGTGGCTTCGCTCGTGTTACCTGTCGTTGCCCTGTTGTCTCTTTAAGAACAAAAACAGAATCTGTTTTAAAATTGCTAGAAGACATTTTCCCTCAAGCACGACATAATATTGCTTTAGCAGTTGAACAACAAGGGTTGTCAAAAGCACAAAAAATCAAAACTAATTAA
- the surE gene encoding 5'/3'-nucleotidase SurE, translating into MNKRLKILLTNDDGISAKGMSLLVANLLKANFADLYIVAPSTEQSGKSMSFSYTQPVSMENVDYPQDVAGAWSVSGSPVDCVKLALGDLFRDSLPDLVLSGINHGSNAGRNIFYSGTAGAAMEAILSGIPSIAFSQEQHISFFQEDSAPELLKKLSLYALSTPFPILTGFNVNFPASERNEAWKGMRLVTTGKEFACGLPKLLSSDGKRKSFSLSDCQIVIDEDISDECRSLLDNYITVVPLLVRNSPLALTSELEFQELQEDFEVFIGSEADTRLSDV; encoded by the coding sequence ATGAACAAAAGATTAAAGATTCTATTAACTAACGATGACGGCATTTCGGCGAAAGGAATGAGCCTTTTAGTCGCTAACTTACTAAAAGCTAATTTCGCAGATTTATATATAGTAGCTCCGAGTACAGAACAATCAGGAAAAAGTATGTCATTTTCCTATACACAACCCGTCTCTATGGAAAATGTTGATTATCCACAAGATGTTGCGGGTGCTTGGTCTGTTTCCGGTAGTCCCGTAGATTGCGTAAAACTTGCCCTGGGTGATTTATTCCGCGATTCTTTGCCTGATCTTGTATTATCGGGTATCAATCACGGATCTAATGCGGGAAGAAATATCTTTTACTCCGGAACTGCTGGAGCAGCTATGGAAGCCATTTTATCAGGTATTCCCTCAATAGCATTTTCTCAAGAGCAACACATTTCCTTCTTTCAAGAAGATTCCGCTCCCGAACTATTGAAAAAGCTATCATTATATGCTTTATCGACCCCCTTCCCTATTCTTACGGGTTTCAATGTCAATTTTCCTGCTAGTGAACGTAATGAGGCCTGGAAAGGAATGCGACTTGTTACTACAGGGAAAGAATTTGCTTGCGGTTTACCCAAACTTTTAAGTAGCGATGGTAAACGTAAGAGTTTTTCTCTAAGTGATTGTCAGATAGTAATAGATGAAGATATCTCTGATGAATGCCGCTCTCTTTTAGACAATTACATTACAGTAGTTCCTTTATTAGTAAGAAATTCTCCACTAGCTTTAACTAGTGAATTAGAATTTCAAGAACTACAGGAAGATTTCGAAGTATTCATTGGTTCTGAAGCTGATACTAGATTATCCGATGTCTAA